GTAGAAGGTCTCGATCTCCGCGAGCGCCTCCGCGTCGAGCACCTTCCCGCGGTCCGGCCTGTATTCGTCATCCCACCGGAAGCGGGGCACGACCCAGTCGTTCATCCCGATGTCGAGGTCGGAGAGCACGAACACGGGCGTCTGGAAGCGCTCCGCCAGATCGAAGGCCTGCACGCTGAACTCGAAGCATTCCGCCGGGTCCTTCGGGTAGAGGCAGAGGTGCTTCGTATCCCCGTGCGAGGCATAGGCGCAGAGGAGGATGTCGCCCTGCTGGGTGCGCGTCGGCATGCCGGTCGACGGGCCGACGCGCTCGACGTCGAAGAACACGCAGGGGACTTCGGCGTAGTAGGCGAGCCCGATGAACTCCGTCATGAGTGAGATCCCGGCCCCGCTCGTCGCCGTGAAGGCGCGGGCTCCTGCCCACCCCGCACCGATCGCGATGCCGGCCGCCGCGAGTTCGTCCTCCGCCTGCAGGATCGCCGCCCTGCTCCGCCCGGTCTCCTCCTCGACGCGCAGACGCCGGCAGTAGGCCGTGAAGGCGTCGACGAGCGAGGTCGAGGGCGTGATCGGGTACCAGGCCGCGACCGTCGCGCCCGCGTAGACGCAGCCGAGCGCCGCCGCCGTGTTCCCGTCGATCAGGATCGAATCGCGCGTGGCATCCATCCGCTCGAGCCGGATCGGCAGCGGGCACTCGAAGTTCTCGGCCGCGTAATCGTAGCCGAGCCGGATCGCCTTGAAGTTCGCCTCGAGCAGGTGACGCTTCCTCTCGCCGAAGGTCTCCTCGAGCAGTCCACGGATCACGTCCATGTCGATGTCGAGGAGGGCGGCGAGGGCGCCGGTGTAGGCGATGTTCTTCATCAGGATGCGCGTGCGGCCGCCGTCGAAGCTCTTCACGCACATCTCGGCCAGCGGGACGCCGAGGAAGGTCACTTCCTCGCGCCGCAGCGTGTCCGCCATGGGCCAGCTCGAGTCGTACAGGAGCCAGCCGCCGGGGACGAGCTCCTCGATGTCCTGCGCGTAGGTCTCCGGGTTCATCGCCACGATGAGGTCGAAGTCCGGCGTGCGCGCGACGTGGCCCGACCCGTTCACCCGGATCTCGTACCAGGTGGGAAGACCCTGAATGTTCGAGGGGAAGACGTTCTTCCCGGACACCGGGACCCCCATCCGGAAGATCGACTGCATGATGAGCCCGTTGGCGCTCGCGGAGCCGGTGCCGTTCACGGTGCCGATCTTGAGCGCGAAGTCGTTCACGCGGTCCATCTTCATGCCGGCCATTCCGTCAGGGAGCCACCGAAACGAAGCCGCCCGGCGCCATCTCCTCGATTCCCATCCCGGAGTAGGGATGGTCCGCGTCCTGTCCCGCGTACGGCTTGAGCAGATCGAACGTCCGCATGTCCCAGGCCGCCGTGGGGCAGCGCTCCGCGCACAGCCCGCAATGAATGCAGAGATCCTCGTCCTTCACCATGACGCGGGCCGTCTGCGGCAGCGGCTCGGAGACGTAGATGTCCTGCTCGGTGTTCTCGGCGGGGGCGAGCAACCGCGTGCGGAGATCCGCTTCCTCCCCGTTGTGCGTGATCGTGAGGCAGTTGAGGGGACAGATGTCGATGCAGGCGTCGCACTCGATGCACAGGCTTCCCGTGAAGTGCGTCTGAATGTCGCAGTTCAGGCAGCGCTCGACCTCGGTCAGCGTTTGCTCGAGGTCGAACCCCTCCTCGACTTCCGTCTCGATGCTCTGGAGGCGCTCCTCGAGGCGGACGTGCCGCATCTTCCGCCGGGCCGCGTACTCGTAGTCGTTCGAGTAGCTCCACTCGTGGAGCCCCATCTTGGCGCTCACGAGGTTCATGT
This DNA window, taken from Candidatus Palauibacter scopulicola, encodes the following:
- a CDS encoding 4Fe-4S dicluster domain-containing protein; translated protein: VATKLDEAFFPAEAVILAIGQETAFPWIEDDAGIEFNKWREAVVDRTTFMSTREGVFFGGDAAWGPENIIWAAEHGHQAAISIHAYCSGEDIRKRPPEHMNLVSAKMGLHEWSYSNDYEYAARRKMRHVRLEERLQSIETEVEEGFDLEQTLTEVERCLNCDIQTHFTGSLCIECDACIDICPLNCLTITHNGEEADLRTRLLAPAENTEQDIYVSEPLPQTARVMVKDEDLCIHCGLCAERCPTAAWDMRTFDLLKPYAGQDADHPYSGMGIEEMAPGGFVSVAP
- a CDS encoding 2-oxoacid:acceptor oxidoreductase subunit alpha gives rise to the protein MKMDRVNDFALKIGTVNGTGSASANGLIMQSIFRMGVPVSGKNVFPSNIQGLPTWYEIRVNGSGHVARTPDFDLIVAMNPETYAQDIEELVPGGWLLYDSSWPMADTLRREEVTFLGVPLAEMCVKSFDGGRTRILMKNIAYTGALAALLDIDMDVIRGLLEETFGERKRHLLEANFKAIRLGYDYAAENFECPLPIRLERMDATRDSILIDGNTAAALGCVYAGATVAAWYPITPSTSLVDAFTAYCRRLRVEEETGRSRAAILQAEDELAAAGIAIGAGWAGARAFTATSGAGISLMTEFIGLAYYAEVPCVFFDVERVGPSTGMPTRTQQGDILLCAYASHGDTKHLCLYPKDPAECFEFSVQAFDLAERFQTPVFVLSDLDIGMNDWVVPRFRWDDEYRPDRGKVLDAEALAEIETFYRYLDVDGDGIPYRTIPGEDPKGAYFTRGSGHTKYGKYTEDADEYQEVIDRIAEKIDSAAAAVPAPEIRTRPGARYGLVTLGACDGAVREAIERMEAEDGLRLDYMRIRGFPFAPEVGGFIEAHDLNIVIEQNRDAQLKSLLTLETPASKERLTSVLRYGGLPLSARHVIAGVKDRLDLAAETAEGVGA